One Candidatus Nitrososphaera evergladensis SR1 genomic window, AAATAGTGACTAGGCCGACGAGACAGAATGCTGTTGTTGGAGAAACAGTTGACTATATCATCTATAAATTGTTTATCCGAACAGTAGGGTTTTTTGTCATTTGATGTTGCTTGGGGTGGGGAACAAGTATTCTTGTCGATGCCAATGCGCTCATTCATGATTCTTCCTTCAATTAGGGGCCAAGCTCCCATTCACACTCTATTTTGATGCGGATGAGGGCATTTTCATTTCAGACATTGCATCAGAATTTACAGGTGAACTTACTACTGCCTCTGAATTATTTCCCATGTTATTAACTGGGTTTTGCATTTGCATAGAACCTTCCGAACTATTGTCGTTTGTCATTGATGATGTGCCTTCAACACCGCTCATCGCACCAATACCACCATTGTCCATGACCATGCCATCACTACTCCCTCCACTGCCGCTCTCCCCACTCATCAAAGATGCCGCTGATGACAATACCAGTGATGGAAGCATCCCTGAAATGACTAGTATTCCAGTTATAACCAGGCCAATTCCAGCAGTTCTTGCAACCCATATTCCCCTTGACCACATCTTTTCTGCAAAAATAATCCCTGCAAACAGGCCCATCCAGAGCAGGTTCATCCAGCCAAGCGCCACCATAAGCAAAAAATACGGCCAGCAGCATCCAAGGCAGTACAGGCCATGCCAAAGTCCCATTCTGACTGCGCCAGAGGTTCCGTCTTTCCACCTGCGCATGAAAAAGCTCAGCGGGGACTCACAATACCCTATGCACACTCGCTTTAATGGAGTGAATTGGTAGGCACCTGCTATTATCAAAAGGACTCCGTAGATGCTTGCAATAAGTTGAGAGTTATTACCTGCAGAAGCAGT contains:
- a CDS encoding DUF2182 domain-containing protein produces the protein MMVAMTTYNPLAISLFTASWTAGMAAMMFPAIAPMVLLYNRFVANSNKEGKEVNQSALIVQEEEGEKPRSSSSIHSLRVILFIGCYLLVWALTGIALLLGWSLVMNNTIMMTTTASAGNNSQLIASIYGVLLIIAGAYQFTPLKRVCIGYCESPLSFFMRRWKDGTSGAVRMGLWHGLYCLGCCWPYFLLMVALGWMNLLWMGLFAGIIFAEKMWSRGIWVARTAGIGLVITGILVISGMLPSLVLSSAASLMSGESGSGGSSDGMVMDNGGIGAMSGVEGTSSMTNDNSSEGSMQMQNPVNNMGNNSEAVVSSPVNSDAMSEMKMPSSASK